One genomic region from Epinephelus moara isolate mb chromosome 8, YSFRI_EMoa_1.0, whole genome shotgun sequence encodes:
- the LOC126393913 gene encoding G2/M phase-specific E3 ubiquitin-protein ligase-like, which translates to MARMEVPAQNMFVELSDDSDFESPVLQQRRVTQRDVPSATQQDHCEKQQGVETSAPSDNGMDLHAQQRPNEATTNFTDFILIDAEEDDAIEEAIRRSLSEEPVQSFQDSRFAKTLSKEEIQGIIKARSERVVTTAYRSIYISRRNVWQTALRQFSRQRFAESTDVLYVTFASDEDTSEDAEDLGGPRREFFRLLVKAIYKESGAFEESPKGFIPRMNISHIQKGVYRTIGQMMSTIIVQGGEPPALLSPLVVDYFLTGNSFQVNVTPDDIADMALREALKKVDEAATTDELEQALEGCDSWRYEIEGLPNPVSMNNKDAFVQNAIRFHVLIQRQSCYDQLVEGLKYCEVLPLLKENPCLRVLLDMPEEPNDVTADVVATLLKPNYSVLGSNRRPKEELMVVKFREFLHCVQEKEVGERLHTRNLTEAEKAFILTLNPGHILAFATGSTKVPAIGFFPSPKLTFVHDDTKHLPIAHTCSNELQIFVNRKNLANDDEFDYHFLVALMNGAIFSAV; encoded by the exons ATGGCAAGAATGGAGGTTCCAGCACAG AACATGTTTGTGGAGCTATCTGATGACAGTGATTTTGAAAGCCCAGTTTTACAGCAAAGGAGAG TGACTCAGAGAGATGTACCGTCTGCAACCCAGCAGGACCACTGTGAGAAGCAACAGGGTGTTGAAACCAGTGCACCATCTGACAATGGAATGGATTTACACGCACAGCAACGGCCAAATGAAGCTACTACTAACTTTACAGATTTCAT TCTTATTGATGCTGAGGAAGATGATGCTATTGAGGAGGCCATCAGACGCAGTCTTTCTGAAGAGCCTGTGCAGTCCTTCCAGGATTCAAG gtttGCAAAAACTTTGAGCAAAGAAGAAATTCAAGGAATAATAAAAGCACGCAGTGAGAGGGTTGTCACAACAGCTTACAGATCGATCTACATCAGCCGAAGGAATGTGTGGCAAACTGCCCTCCGACAGTTTAGCAGACAAAGATTTGCTGAGAGCACAGATGTTTTGTACGTCACCTTTGCCAGTGACGAAGACACCAGTGAAGATGCAGAAGACCTTGGAGGACCCCGGCGAGAATTCTTCCGTCTTCTTGTAAAAGCCATCTACAAAGAGAGCGGGGCATTTGAGG AGTCTCCAAAAGGCTTCATTCCAAGAATGAACATTTCTCATATACAGAAAGGAGTGTACCGCACTATTGGACAGATGATGTCAACCATCATAGTACAGGGTGGTGAACCTCCAgctctcctttctcctcttgTTGTGGACTActttctgacaggaaacagctTTCAGGTGAATGTTACTCCAGATGACATAGCTGACATGGCACTGAGAGAAGCCCTGAAGAAG GTTGATGAGGCAGCAACCACAGATGAGCTGGAACAAGCACTGGAAGGCTGTGACTCATGGAGATATGAAATCGAAGGTCTTCCGAACCCAGTCAGCATGAACAACAAAGATGCATTTGTGCAGAATGCAATACGTTTCCATGTCCTCATTCAACGACAGAGCTGCTACGATCAGTTAGTTGAGGGTCTGAAGTACTGTGAG gttcTGCCACTCTTGAAAGAAAACCCTTGCCTTAGGGTCCTTCTTGATATGCCTGAAGAACCAAATGATGTCACAGCAGATGTTGTGGCTACCCTTCTGAAACCCAACTACTCGGTTCTAGGAAGTAACAGAAGACCAAAGGAGGAGTTAATGGTGGTGAAGTTCAGAGAGTTTCTTCACTGTGTACAAG AGAAAGAGGTTGGGGAACGTCTTCATACTAGGAACCTAACTGAGGCAGAAAAGGCATTCATCCTGACACTGAATCCTGGACACATCCTTGCCTTTGCAACAGGAAGCACCAAAGTACCTGCAATTGGATTTTTTCCCAGTCCAAAACTAACTTTCGTCCATGATGACACGAAACACCTTCCCATCGCTCATACATGCTCTAATGAGCTTCAGATCTTTGTTAACAGAAAGAATCTGGCCAATGATGATGAGTTTGATTACCATTTTCTTGTGGCTCTCATGAATGGAGCCATTTTTAGTGCAGTGTAG